The genomic segment ATTACAAAGCCGATTATCAATTCAGTATAAATAAGATTAAAAAATCGATGAATCGGCTTTGCTGTTGATTGTTAAAAATTAGTATGATTTTGAATCATACGACTTGCGGTTTTTTTTCATTAATTTGCGCTGAAGAGCTTTCTTCTTTCTATTTAAAATAGTAGACGGCTTTTCATAGTATTCGCGCTTTTTCCACTCGCGGATAATTCCCTCTTTTTCAACTTGTCGCTTAAAACGCTTAATCGCTTTTTCAAGGTTTTCGGAATCATCGATAACGATACTTGCCACTTACAGAATCACCTCCAATGGATTATATCCTTAGTATCTCTTTATACAATAATGATTTTATATCTTTCTGTCAAGTAACGCCAATTATGCGTTTCGGTTGTGCATAATTTCAAGCTCTTCCATGACAAGATCGACGACGGCTTGCTTTTTGTCATCTCCTTCACGACAGCGTTGCTTGGCTCGCTCACGGAATTCGGTGCAGTCAATAACCGGGCTTATTTCCATTACAACCTTATCTTGGCAAACAATGTCGCCAAGCATATTGGAGGGATCATCCGAAATGCGTAAACAGTTACCGTTAATAGACACCAGCATCATTACATCGGAGGTTCGGATGTATGAGTCGATTTCGCGGACACCTCGTTTTGTTTCGGGCTTTCCCGGGCGGTAGCGGGTTCCTGCCGGATATACGATAACGGCTTTTCCTTCTTTTCGCACTTCTTCCAATGTCCGCATCGAAGCAATATTGATGCTGCGGCTCCGTTTTTTCTCTTCCTCCAGCTGTACGGGGTCGGTAATACCGGCGAGCGTTCTGCTTGGATAAATGACAATGCGTTCATAGCCTTCGGTAAGAGCTGCTATCAGCGGGTCTTCTTCGGTAAGTTTCATCCCTGCCATTGCGATAGAGCGATGAGCAAGCTCTTCTCCCGCCGCCCCTGTTTGTTCCATTAAATATAAGAAAATCGGTAAATCGAGGTTGCTGTAGTGTTCGGAAAGGATAATACCCTTCTTTCCTGCTTTAATTGCTTGTAAAAATTCAGCAATGTGTTTTTCAGGATATAGTTTTGAGCCGTCTAACAAAAGTTTTTTTACAGCAGATTCTAAGAT from the Treponema medium genome contains:
- the rpsU gene encoding 30S ribosomal protein S21 — encoded protein: MASIVIDDSENLEKAIKRFKRQVEKEGIIREWKKREYYEKPSTILNRKKKALQRKLMKKNRKSYDSKSY
- a CDS encoding 1-acyl-sn-glycerol-3-phosphate acyltransferase, giving the protein MDGLVLKNMLEELRPLFEQYASKDNVITEENVHKMENPQIRTILESAVKKLLLDGSKLYPEKHIAEFLQAIKAGKKGIILSEHYSNLDLPIFLYLMEQTGAAGEELAHRSIAMAGMKLTEEDPLIAALTEGYERIVIYPSRTLAGITDPVQLEEEKKRSRSINIASMRTLEEVRKEGKAVIVYPAGTRYRPGKPETKRGVREIDSYIRTSDVMMLVSINGNCLRISDDPSNMLGDIVCQDKVVMEISPVIDCTEFRERAKQRCREGDDKKQAVVDLVMEELEIMHNRNA